AAGCGGCCACCGCGCTTGATGACGCCGACCTTCTCTTGCTCCACACCCGGCATGAAGCCGGGGGTATCGACCACCAGCACGAGCGGCAGTTCGAAGGCATCGCACATCCGCACGAAATGCGAGGCCTTGTCGGAGGCCTTCGCATCGAGCGCACCCGCGAGGTACATGGGCTGGTTCGCGACCACGCCGACCGGCCGGCCGTCGACACGTGCGAAACCGGTGATGACGTTGCGCGCCATATCGGATCCGACCTCGTGGAACCCGCCGTCGTCGAAGATCCGCAGCAGCACCTCGTGCATATCGTAGGTGGCGTTGTCGGAATCCGGCACGATCGAGTCGAGCTCCCGGTCCGAGTCGGTGACCTCGGGCTCGAGGCCCGGGTTGACGATCGGCGGTTCCTCCTGACAGCTGGAGGGCAGGAAGCTCAGATACTCCCGCGCCCACTCGAAAGCGGCCTTCTCGTCCTTGGCGACGTGATGGATATTTCCGTAGTCGGCCTGGTTGTAGGCGCCGCCCAGCTCTTCGAGGCTGACGTCCTCACCGGTGGCGTCCCGGATGACCTGCGGACCGGTGACGAACATGTGCGCGGATTCGGTGGCGATCACGACATCGGTGCAGATCGGCTGGTACACCGCACCGGCCGCGCAGTTGCCGAGGATCAGCGACACCATCGGCACCGCACCGGACAACGCCTCCATGGCGATCGCCATCTCGCCGTACCAGCGCAGCGAGGTCACCGCCTCCTGCACGCGCGCACCGCCGGAGTCGTTGATACCGACCAGCGGGCAGCCCATCTTGGCCGCGAACCGCATGATGTAGGCGACCTTGCGGCCGAACATCTCACCGACGGAACCGCCGTACACGGTCTGATCGTGGGAGAACACCGCTACCGGGCGGCCCTCCACCAAGCCGTGGCCGGTGACCACACCATCGCTGTAGAGAGCGTTCTTGTCGCTCGGATTGCGTACCAGCGCACCGATTTCCACGAAGGTGCCCGGGTCCAGCAGCATGTTGATCCGCTCACGCGGCGACGGAATACCCTTCTTGGCCCGCTTGGCCACTCCCGCTTCACCTGCCGGCTCCTGCGCGAGTTCCAGCTTTTTCCGCAGGTCGGCAAGCCTTTCAGCGGTCGTACTCACTGCTCTCCCTTTCCGGGTGCATTGTCGGAGATCGCCGCCAGTTTCCGGGTGAGGTCGGCACCGATCTGCGCGACGCGCGGTTCGTCGATGATCTGGAGGTGGTCACCCGGGATGTGGATGACTTCCAGGCTGGGAATGTAACCATCCCATCCGCCGTTCGGTTGACGATCGGCGTAACGCGGCTCGATTTCGATGATGCCGTCGTGATAGCGGTCGGCGAGATAGAGCGTCACCTCGCCGTCGTAGTGCGACGGCCGCGCCTTCTGCAGATCACGGCTGTCCAGCCAGGACGTGCGCTGGTGTTCGATCACACCGCCCGGAATCTTCACATCGGCGAACTTGAGCAGGCTCATGATGATCTCGAGCTGTTGCTCGTCGCTCGCATCCGCGAGTTCCTGCAGCATCTCGTCGTCGAGCTGCCCTTCGATACCGTAGGTCTTCTGCGCGAACGCCTGGAACCGCTCGATCCGCGCGCGGCGGCCCTCCGGTGACGAGTCCTCGTCCTCGACCGGCAGGGCCAGGTCGATCAATCCGACCAGCCGGACGTCATCGCCTTCGGCCCGCATGATCTGGCCGACCTGCAATGCGAATACCGCACCCAGCGACCAGCCGTAGAGCACGTACGGTCCGCTCGGGAAGATCTTGCGGATCTCGGCGGCGTATTCGGTCGCGCGTTCGGGAATGGATCCCTCGATCCGCTCGAAACCGTACATCGGAGTGTCTTCCGGCAACCGCTTCAGCAGCGGCTCGTAGACCAGCGTGTTACCGCCCGAGGGATGGAAGACGAAGACCGGAACGGCGTTCGAGCCCTCGACCACCGGCCGCAACGGCCGGATGAAGCCGTCGACCTCGGTGGCCGAATCCTGGTGGTGGCGAACGATATCCGACAACTGCTCGATGGTCTCGCAATCGAGTACGTCGTCGACCTCGATGTCCGCGCCCACGCGCTCCGACAGTCGCTCCGCGAGCTTCTGCGCGGTGTCCTCGTCGAGGATCGGCAGGGTGTTGAAGATGCCGCCGGCCGACTTGCCGGTCACCATCGCCCAGGCGGCGAAGGTCAGGCGTTCGGCCGCATCGCGGGGCGGCACATCGGCTTCGGACTCCTTGGCGCCGGTGACCTGCGCCCCCGTGATCGGGGCCGCCGGAGCCGGGGTGGCCGCGTCGGCGGACGACTTCTCCGCTGCCGCGGCGGTTTCCGCCGGAGCGGCCGCTTCGGTCTCTCCCGGGGCGGACGCTTCCCGCGCGGCCACCTGCTGTTGCACCGCGGCGGCCGGATTCTCGCCGGCCTCCATCGCTGCCCGCGCCGCGGCGACGAAGGTGTCGTCCACGGTGAGCGAACCACCTTCGGCGGCTTGCTTTTCCGCCATCGCGGCAACCTCGTCGCGATGTTCGATGGCGTAGTGCAGTACCTTGCCGACCTCGTTTAGGCTGGCGTCGCGCACCGCCGAAACCTGCAGCGACGGAATGTCGAACTCGTACTCCACGCGGTTCTTGATCCGCATCGCCATCAGCGAATCCAAGCCCAGCTCCATGAGCGGGATCTCCATCGGCAGGTCCTCCACGGCGTAACCCATGGATTCCGCGGCGATGGTGGCAAGCCGCTGCTCGACGGTCTGAGTGCCGTGGGGATCCCATCGCTCGCCGAAGGATTCGGTGACCACCAGATCGGCTACGTCACCACCGGTTTCCGCCGGAGCGGGTGCGGGCTGCGCGGTGGGGACGGCACCGCCGTTCGCCGGTGCGCTCGCGGTCACCACCGCGTCGAACAGCAGCCGGAAGGCGCCGTCCTCACGGACGTGCACCTGCACCGAGGCGCCGCCGGGATGCGGAGTCAGCGTGGTGGTCAGCGTGCCCGCGGCCGGAACCGCGGCATGGGCGATGGTGGCGCCCACCGCGACATCCGACAACACCTGTGCCGCAGCGGCATTCACCAGCGCGGCCAGATCGGTGACGGCTCCGGCCTGCACCTCCCAGGCATGGCGGCCGTCCGGGAGCGCGACATGCGCACCGGGCGCCCGGCCGCTGCCGGAACCGGCAGCGATGCTGACCTTGGGCCAGTACTGCTTGCGCAGGAAGACCGTTCGCGGCACATCGGCGTACTCACCGGCGGGCAGCAGCGAGGGCAGATCCACCGGATGCCCGTGCACGTAGAGCTGAGCCAGCGCGGAGATGACACCCGCGGCCTCGTCTTCCTTACGCTTGAGCGTCGGAATGAGCGCGGCGTTGTGCACACCCGCGGCGAAGGTGGTGCCCATGACCTGCATCAGCGCCACGGAATTCGGCGCCAGCTCCAGGTAGGTGGTGATCCCGGCGTCGACCGCGCGGCGAATCGCGTTGGTGAAGTACACCGAGTGCCGCATATTGGTCACCCAGTAGTCCACATCGTGCACCGGGTCCGAACCCGCTTTGTACACGGTGGCCTTGTGCACGGTCGAGTACAGATCCGTGGTCACCTTCGTCGGCTCGATACCGGCGAGTTCGGCGGCGAGCTCACCGAGCAGCGGATCCATCTGAGACGTGTGCCCGGCACCCCGGGTCTGCAGTACGCGGGCGAATTTGCCCTCCGCCTCGGCGCGCGCCACGATCGCGTGCACCTGATCCGGCGGGCCGCCGATCACGGTATTGGTCGGCGCGGCGTAGACCGCGACCTCGAGATCGGGATAGTCGGGCAGCACCTTCTCGATATCTTCGGCGCTGTATTCGACCAGGGCCATATTGCGGACGTCGGCGTCGGTGATCATCTGCTCGCCCTCGCCCATCAGGCGGGACCGTGCGCAGATCACCCGCACCGCGTCCTCGAGCGGCAGACCGCCGGAGATGTAGGCGCCCGCCGCCTCACCCTGCGAATGCCCGACCACACCGTGCGGAGTGGCGCCATGGGCTCGCAGCAGGGCCGCCAGGCCGAGCTGAATGGTGAACACGCCGACCTGCGAGGTGCCGACGTCCCAGTCCTGCGCGTCGTCGAGGATCATCTCCTTGACCGAGTAACCGGCCTCGTCGACGACCAACTCGTCGACCTCGTCCACGGTCCGGGCGAAGATCGAATTCTCCAGGTAGAGCTGCTTACCCATCTTGCGGTGGTGCGAGCCGAAGCCGGCGAGCACCCACATCGGCCCCTCGGCGGCCGGGGAATCCGCGGTGAACACACCCGGCCCGGGCTTACCGGCGGCGATGGCACGCAGACCGGCCACAGCCTCCTCGTGCGTCTTCGCCAGCACGACACCGCGCGAACGGCCGTGGTTGCGCTTGGCCAGCGACCGCGCCACATCCTCGAGCGGAGTCGTCTGTCCCGCTTCGGATTCGAGCCAATCGGCCAGATCGGCCGCGGCCCGGCGACGACGCGAGGGCAGATAGGCCGACACCGGCAGAATCACCGGCAGCGGTTCGGTGCGCTCCTGGGTCCACTCGGGCGCCTCGGCGACGGGCGCCGTGTCGGCCAGCGGATCGATGCCCTCGACGATGGCCTCGGCGCCCGCGAGCACATCGGTGGACACGTCGTCGAGTTCTGCCGCGAGATCATCGGAGGCGGACGACATCTCCGGTGCGCCGGTCGCTTTCGGCTCGACCGCGGCGGGCACGTACTCCTGGATGACGACGTGGGCATTGGTGCCACCGAAACCGAAACCGGAGACACCGATGGTCGCGGTACCGCTGTAGCGCGGGAATTCGATCGGCTCGTCGACGATCTTCAGGTGCGCCTGATCGAAGGGAATGAAGGGACTCGGACCGGCATAGCCGATATTCGGCGGAATGACGTTGTGCTGCAACGCCATCACCACCTTGGCG
The genomic region above belongs to Nocardia spumae and contains:
- the pks13 gene encoding polyketide synthase Pks13 (Pks13 is a key enzyme in mycolic acid biosynthesis.); protein product: MADNEGTQTTDTGGVTGAATTGAANAEVDQQAAAERPGTDMSVAELREWLQQWVAEATGQPVEQITVDRPMEEFGLASRDAIALGGDIEERTGVMLNATIVYQHPTIASLAERIINGEPDLPEDTADDAFYTAGYQPGAAHDIAIVGLSTRLPGAGDTPESTWEFLINRGDGIRERPEGRWSEFLADPDIAAAVEKGNTLGGYLDQDVIKGFDAEFFAMSPVEVERVDPQQRLMMELTWEALEHARIPANTLKGESVGVFIGTSTNDFQLVASLGLGKSDPDAPASADAYALTGGSTAIVANRVSYFYDFRGPSVAVDTACSSTLVAVHDAVRALRNGDADVALAGGVNMLLAPAITLGFDSIGAVAKDGHIKAFSSDADGMVRSEGAGLVVLKRLSDAERDGDRILAVVKGSAVNSDGRSNGIVAPNPDAQVDVLRRAYRDAGIVPSTVDYIEAHGTGTPIGDPIEADALGRVVGRGREDDKPVLLGSAKTNFGHLESGAGAAALAKVVMALQHNVIPPNIGYAGPSPFIPFDQAHLKIVDEPIEFPRYSGTATIGVSGFGFGGTNAHVVIQEYVPAAVEPKATGAPEMSSASDDLAAELDDVSTDVLAGAEAIVEGIDPLADTAPVAEAPEWTQERTEPLPVILPVSAYLPSRRRRAAADLADWLESEAGQTTPLEDVARSLAKRNHGRSRGVVLAKTHEEAVAGLRAIAAGKPGPGVFTADSPAAEGPMWVLAGFGSHHRKMGKQLYLENSIFARTVDEVDELVVDEAGYSVKEMILDDAQDWDVGTSQVGVFTIQLGLAALLRAHGATPHGVVGHSQGEAAGAYISGGLPLEDAVRVICARSRLMGEGEQMITDADVRNMALVEYSAEDIEKVLPDYPDLEVAVYAAPTNTVIGGPPDQVHAIVARAEAEGKFARVLQTRGAGHTSQMDPLLGELAAELAGIEPTKVTTDLYSTVHKATVYKAGSDPVHDVDYWVTNMRHSVYFTNAIRRAVDAGITTYLELAPNSVALMQVMGTTFAAGVHNAALIPTLKRKEDEAAGVISALAQLYVHGHPVDLPSLLPAGEYADVPRTVFLRKQYWPKVSIAAGSGSGRAPGAHVALPDGRHAWEVQAGAVTDLAALVNAAAAQVLSDVAVGATIAHAAVPAAGTLTTTLTPHPGGASVQVHVREDGAFRLLFDAVVTASAPANGGAVPTAQPAPAPAETGGDVADLVVTESFGERWDPHGTQTVEQRLATIAAESMGYAVEDLPMEIPLMELGLDSLMAMRIKNRVEYEFDIPSLQVSAVRDASLNEVGKVLHYAIEHRDEVAAMAEKQAAEGGSLTVDDTFVAAARAAMEAGENPAAAVQQQVAAREASAPGETEAAAPAETAAAAEKSSADAATPAPAAPITGAQVTGAKESEADVPPRDAAERLTFAAWAMVTGKSAGGIFNTLPILDEDTAQKLAERLSERVGADIEVDDVLDCETIEQLSDIVRHHQDSATEVDGFIRPLRPVVEGSNAVPVFVFHPSGGNTLVYEPLLKRLPEDTPMYGFERIEGSIPERATEYAAEIRKIFPSGPYVLYGWSLGAVFALQVGQIMRAEGDDVRLVGLIDLALPVEDEDSSPEGRRARIERFQAFAQKTYGIEGQLDDEMLQELADASDEQQLEIIMSLLKFADVKIPGGVIEHQRTSWLDSRDLQKARPSHYDGEVTLYLADRYHDGIIEIEPRYADRQPNGGWDGYIPSLEVIHIPGDHLQIIDEPRVAQIGADLTRKLAAISDNAPGKGEQ
- a CDS encoding acyl-CoA carboxylase subunit beta, which encodes MSTTAERLADLRKKLELAQEPAGEAGVAKRAKKGIPSPRERINMLLDPGTFVEIGALVRNPSDKNALYSDGVVTGHGLVEGRPVAVFSHDQTVYGGSVGEMFGRKVAYIMRFAAKMGCPLVGINDSGGARVQEAVTSLRWYGEMAIAMEALSGAVPMVSLILGNCAAGAVYQPICTDVVIATESAHMFVTGPQVIRDATGEDVSLEELGGAYNQADYGNIHHVAKDEKAAFEWAREYLSFLPSSCQEEPPIVNPGLEPEVTDSDRELDSIVPDSDNATYDMHEVLLRIFDDGGFHEVGSDMARNVITGFARVDGRPVGVVANQPMYLAGALDAKASDKASHFVRMCDAFELPLVLVVDTPGFMPGVEQEKVGVIKRGGRFLFSFVEASVPKVTVVVRKAYGGGWAVMGSKALGADVYFAWPTARIAVMGAESAVGLVGRRQLEAAPEDQREAIRKQMIDFYNATVATPWPAAERGYIDAVIEPSATRLELRRALTMLRDKRLQRNPRKHHLLPL